One segment of Streptomyces sp. NA02950 DNA contains the following:
- a CDS encoding non-ribosomal peptide synthetase yields the protein MEQESPGFAVSPRQRALWSQCATGNAVNAVQVCVRLDGELERGRMDAALGMVVGTHESLRTSFVSHAGRRAPAQVISDPSVVELRAVELRAPTSGEPSRELIELAAAERRSVDSGPGEGFRAVLAGTGVHQAVLLLTAHPLNADLGSLQLVAADLVAAYRRDEKHSGDVLQYADFSSWHNELLTAPEGVADRAAWADLLDGDGALPRTTTGEDTVAHRSFRLAPVPCVHALDEFAAEHEIDAEAVLAAAFRTAVWRVSGEHDGLVLMTRPGRGFPWLERAVGAFERDVPLRGELTASQTFTTVARDTAEWFRWAEQRVDYLDPELVADNAAGQVLPRFSFHALGAPVYESGPRWTVTGLEQADSGALSLTCVRSDEALEITVRYDAALVDQATALAVADAFVTVLNTALVDGTTSIGAFELLSSEQREAVLGAAAGPEAEVPDQAVHELIAHQAELHPDRVAVEFDRAELTYIELDVRANQLAHCLRQRGVGRGDRVVVSLGRSPELLVALLGVLKSGAAFVPVDVGYPPARLTLAIEQTAPKAVLATGPVLDGLDRQDVPALALDGNPAELAGQPTAPPGIAVTGDDTAYVLYTSGTTGRPNGVVVPHRGLANYLSWAATAYRLDQGNGVLVHTSISFDLTLTGLLGPLIVGQSVVLLPESAGVTGLAGMLRTRRDLSMVKLTPTHLDIVGQLVTAEEITDSVRTVVVGGEALRAQSAAPFLDAGSTVVNEYGPTETVVGSIAHWADVAAPRHGTVPVGTPIANTRVYLLDPRKHLVPDGAVGEIFLGGAGVADGYLGQPELTEQRFVPDRFGTPGSRLYQTGDVGRRRADGALEYLGRFDEQVKVRGVRVEPKEIEEVLRAYPGVGQAVVVARRDEDPGGSSPLVGELQLVGYVVPGKQKGGMDGDPVLSSAALVRHCRDRLPEPMVPAAVVLLDALPVTANGKLDRAALPKPAKGSRQAAEYVAPQTETEEILAGAVATVLGVDRVGAADNYFLLGGDSIRSVMVSSRAQASGLDVTVATLHENPVIADCAAALDLKQPDAGPPVTAPFVLISEEDRERLPAEVADAFPLSLLQEGMIFHRDFAAKSAVYHAIASVRLRAPFDLDVMRTVVRQLVERHPMLRTSFDMTTYSRPLQLVHSDFQTPLYFEDLCGMPEPAQEDRVTAWVDRERLRGFELHDYPLIRFMVHLRGDGDFQFTYGFHHEIVDGWSEALMITELFSHYFSLVYDEPIAIKPPTSGMRDAVALELEALDKRENYDFWNDYLADATLMRLPRVGSGPTADKGEREIVRIVVPVGCELSDGLKRVATGLAVPLKSVLLAAHLAVMSAYGGNIDTLTYTVTNGRPEAVDGSTAIGLFVNSLALRVRMAGGSWRKLIEDTLRSEQVSMPYRRLPMAELKRHQGNEPLAESLFFFTNYHVFGVLDRWTERGVAHVENELYGESTFPFCGIFRLHRETGELEVRIEYDSLQFSAEVMESIRDCYVLVMEAIAADPTARFDALDQLPNRDRELLDGFVRGEVTPLPERCVHEAVAVQAMVTPDRIAVEADGATVSYRALDRWADRIAHGLRRRGVGRNHVVGVFAERSPEQIAFLLGVLKAGAAYLPLDPTQPDERTAALLASSGAAVVLAERRLDSRVPAGIDLFTPDRNPTGAEAKRLPDAGVCAADAAYVIYTSGSTGEPKGVVVEHRNVLASIQARSVAYPEPPERFLLLSSFAFDSSVAGIFWTLTTGGTLVLPAEGTQLDPVSTVGAIARSRPTHTLGIPSLLGPLLDQAAPGELGSLARVITAGEAAPAALHRECQEKAAGCLLSNEYGPTEATVWSTVWTGTPDAGEPHLPIGRPVANTQVRVLDQHGRPTPVAVSGELHIGGATVARGYLGRPADTAVVFQPDPHSRVPGARRYATGDVGRFLPTGDLEFLGRIDHQVKIRGFRVEPAEVEAVLDTHPALQRSIVVARGGDGEKQLVAYVLPDADERPEQAELQQYVRDRLPRYMVPSACVVLDTVPLTSTGKVDRALLPEPEPATELPLTSPRTETEQLLTDIWSTVLKLDRVGVHHHFFDVGGESLRAMQVIAATNKLFGTSLSVRKLLDAPTIAEFALEVDGARYPTAAAGSSRG from the coding sequence ATGGAGCAGGAAAGTCCCGGGTTCGCCGTTTCGCCCCGGCAGCGCGCGCTGTGGTCGCAGTGCGCCACCGGTAATGCCGTCAACGCCGTACAAGTGTGTGTGCGGCTGGACGGCGAGCTGGAGCGCGGTCGGATGGACGCCGCACTGGGCATGGTGGTGGGCACACACGAATCATTGCGCACCAGCTTCGTCTCCCACGCGGGTAGGCGAGCGCCCGCACAGGTCATCAGCGATCCCTCGGTCGTCGAGCTGCGTGCCGTCGAGCTGCGTGCGCCGACGAGCGGAGAGCCCAGCCGGGAACTGATCGAACTGGCCGCGGCGGAGCGGCGGTCGGTCGACAGCGGGCCCGGCGAAGGCTTTCGCGCGGTACTGGCCGGGACCGGCGTCCACCAGGCGGTGCTCCTGCTGACCGCCCACCCTCTGAACGCCGATCTCGGTTCGCTGCAGCTGGTCGCGGCGGACCTCGTCGCGGCCTACCGGAGGGACGAGAAGCATTCCGGGGACGTCCTCCAGTACGCGGACTTCTCCTCCTGGCACAACGAACTGCTCACCGCGCCCGAGGGTGTCGCCGATCGCGCAGCCTGGGCCGACCTCCTGGACGGCGACGGTGCGCTGCCGCGGACCACCACCGGTGAGGACACGGTTGCGCACCGGTCGTTCCGGCTGGCTCCCGTGCCCTGCGTCCATGCCCTCGATGAATTCGCCGCCGAGCACGAGATCGACGCCGAGGCCGTGCTGGCCGCCGCGTTCCGGACCGCGGTGTGGCGTGTGAGCGGGGAACACGACGGCCTGGTCCTGATGACGCGGCCGGGCCGTGGCTTCCCCTGGCTCGAGCGCGCGGTCGGCGCCTTCGAACGTGACGTGCCGCTGCGCGGCGAACTCACGGCGTCACAAACGTTTACGACGGTCGCTCGGGACACGGCCGAGTGGTTCCGCTGGGCCGAGCAGCGCGTCGACTACTTGGACCCGGAACTGGTGGCGGACAACGCAGCCGGACAGGTGCTGCCACGGTTCAGCTTCCACGCCCTCGGCGCGCCGGTGTACGAGTCCGGTCCGCGGTGGACCGTCACCGGACTGGAACAGGCTGACTCGGGCGCATTGTCGCTCACCTGTGTGCGCTCGGACGAAGCGCTCGAGATCACCGTGCGGTACGACGCCGCTCTGGTCGACCAGGCCACGGCGTTGGCGGTGGCCGATGCGTTCGTGACGGTGCTCAACACGGCCCTGGTGGACGGCACGACGTCGATCGGCGCGTTCGAACTGCTGTCGTCGGAGCAACGGGAGGCCGTGCTCGGCGCGGCGGCAGGTCCGGAGGCCGAGGTGCCGGACCAGGCCGTACACGAACTCATCGCACACCAGGCTGAGCTACACCCCGACCGGGTCGCCGTCGAGTTCGACAGAGCGGAGCTCACCTACATCGAGCTCGATGTCAGGGCCAACCAACTCGCCCACTGCCTGCGGCAGCGCGGGGTCGGGCGTGGCGACAGGGTGGTCGTGTCACTCGGGCGGTCGCCGGAACTGCTCGTGGCCCTGCTCGGTGTCCTCAAGTCCGGGGCCGCGTTCGTCCCGGTCGACGTCGGCTACCCGCCGGCCAGGCTCACACTGGCGATCGAACAGACAGCGCCGAAGGCGGTGCTGGCAACCGGTCCGGTGCTCGACGGCCTCGACCGGCAAGACGTCCCCGCGCTCGCGCTGGATGGGAACCCGGCCGAACTCGCCGGGCAGCCGACCGCTCCGCCCGGGATTGCTGTGACCGGCGACGACACCGCGTACGTGCTGTACACCTCGGGCACCACCGGCCGGCCCAATGGCGTGGTCGTACCGCACCGGGGCCTGGCGAACTACCTCTCCTGGGCCGCCACCGCCTACCGGCTCGACCAGGGCAACGGCGTGCTGGTGCACACCTCGATCAGCTTCGACCTGACGCTGACCGGTCTGCTCGGCCCTCTGATCGTCGGGCAGTCGGTCGTCCTGCTGCCGGAGAGCGCGGGGGTCACCGGGCTGGCGGGAATGCTGCGCACACGTCGCGACCTCAGCATGGTCAAGCTGACGCCGACGCATCTGGACATCGTCGGCCAGCTGGTCACCGCGGAGGAGATCACCGACAGCGTGCGCACCGTCGTAGTGGGAGGGGAGGCTCTGCGCGCGCAGAGCGCTGCTCCGTTCCTCGACGCGGGATCGACAGTGGTCAACGAGTACGGGCCCACTGAAACCGTGGTGGGCAGCATCGCCCACTGGGCGGACGTGGCAGCGCCGCGGCACGGCACGGTGCCTGTCGGCACACCGATAGCCAACACGCGGGTGTACCTGTTGGACCCGCGGAAGCACCTGGTGCCGGACGGGGCGGTCGGCGAGATCTTCCTCGGCGGTGCCGGGGTGGCCGACGGCTACCTCGGGCAGCCGGAACTTACCGAGCAGCGGTTTGTGCCGGACCGTTTCGGCACACCGGGCTCGCGGCTCTACCAGACCGGCGACGTGGGTCGCCGCCGTGCGGACGGGGCCCTGGAGTACCTCGGCCGGTTCGATGAGCAGGTCAAGGTCCGCGGCGTGCGCGTGGAGCCGAAGGAGATCGAGGAGGTTCTCCGCGCTTACCCGGGAGTCGGTCAGGCGGTGGTCGTCGCCCGCCGGGACGAGGACCCCGGCGGGTCGTCCCCGCTCGTGGGCGAGTTGCAGCTGGTGGGCTACGTGGTGCCCGGCAAGCAGAAGGGCGGCATGGACGGGGACCCCGTGCTGTCCTCGGCCGCGCTGGTCCGGCACTGCCGCGACCGGTTGCCCGAGCCGATGGTCCCGGCGGCGGTCGTGCTCCTCGACGCGCTGCCCGTGACGGCCAACGGCAAGCTCGACCGGGCCGCGCTGCCCAAGCCTGCGAAGGGGAGCAGGCAGGCAGCCGAGTACGTGGCCCCTCAGACGGAGACCGAAGAGATCCTGGCCGGAGCGGTGGCCACCGTGCTCGGCGTGGACCGGGTCGGGGCGGCCGACAACTACTTCCTGCTCGGCGGTGACTCCATCCGCAGCGTGATGGTTTCCAGCCGGGCGCAGGCCAGCGGCCTGGACGTCACGGTCGCCACCTTGCACGAGAACCCGGTCATCGCCGACTGCGCCGCCGCGCTGGATCTCAAACAGCCGGATGCCGGCCCACCGGTCACCGCGCCGTTCGTGCTCATCTCCGAGGAGGACCGGGAGCGACTGCCCGCCGAGGTCGCGGATGCCTTCCCGCTCAGCCTGTTGCAGGAAGGGATGATCTTCCACCGGGACTTCGCCGCGAAGTCCGCCGTGTACCACGCCATCGCCTCGGTCCGTCTGCGCGCGCCGTTCGACCTGGACGTGATGCGCACCGTGGTGCGTCAGCTGGTCGAACGCCACCCGATGCTGCGCACCTCATTCGACATGACCACCTACTCCCGGCCCCTGCAGCTGGTGCACAGCGACTTCCAGACCCCGCTGTACTTCGAGGACCTGTGCGGCATGCCGGAACCGGCGCAGGAGGACCGGGTCACCGCGTGGGTCGACCGGGAGCGGTTACGCGGCTTCGAGCTGCACGACTATCCGCTGATCCGGTTCATGGTGCACCTGCGCGGCGACGGCGACTTCCAGTTCACCTACGGGTTCCACCACGAGATCGTCGACGGCTGGAGTGAGGCGTTGATGATCACCGAGCTGTTCAGCCACTACTTCTCGCTCGTCTACGACGAGCCCATCGCGATCAAGCCGCCGACGTCCGGGATGCGCGACGCCGTCGCTCTCGAGCTGGAGGCGTTGGACAAGAGGGAGAACTACGACTTCTGGAACGACTACCTGGCCGACGCGACGCTCATGCGGCTGCCCAGGGTCGGGAGCGGGCCGACAGCCGACAAGGGCGAACGCGAGATCGTCCGGATCGTGGTGCCGGTCGGGTGCGAACTCTCCGACGGCCTCAAGCGGGTGGCCACCGGCCTCGCGGTGCCGCTGAAGAGTGTCCTGCTGGCGGCGCACCTCGCGGTGATGTCGGCCTACGGCGGCAACATCGACACGCTGACGTACACGGTGACCAACGGCAGGCCCGAAGCGGTCGACGGTAGTACCGCGATCGGGCTGTTCGTCAACAGCCTGGCGCTGCGGGTCCGGATGGCGGGCGGCAGCTGGCGGAAGTTGATCGAGGACACGCTGCGGTCCGAGCAGGTGTCGATGCCCTACCGGCGGCTGCCCATGGCCGAGTTGAAGCGGCACCAGGGCAACGAACCACTGGCCGAGTCGCTGTTCTTCTTCACCAACTACCACGTGTTCGGGGTGCTGGACCGGTGGACCGAGCGCGGGGTCGCGCACGTGGAGAACGAACTCTACGGCGAGTCGACCTTCCCGTTCTGTGGGATCTTCCGACTGCACCGGGAGACGGGCGAGCTGGAGGTGCGGATCGAGTACGACAGCCTGCAGTTCTCCGCCGAGGTGATGGAGAGCATCCGGGACTGCTATGTGCTGGTGATGGAAGCGATCGCGGCCGACCCCACCGCCCGCTTCGACGCTCTCGACCAGTTGCCCAACCGGGACCGCGAGCTGCTCGACGGGTTCGTCCGCGGCGAGGTCACCCCGCTGCCGGAACGGTGTGTGCACGAGGCGGTGGCCGTACAGGCCATGGTGACGCCGGACCGGATCGCGGTGGAGGCGGACGGCGCGACGGTCAGCTATAGGGCGCTCGATCGGTGGGCCGACCGCATCGCGCACGGGCTGCGCCGGCGGGGAGTGGGCCGCAATCACGTGGTCGGAGTCTTCGCCGAACGCTCACCCGAACAGATCGCCTTCCTGCTGGGGGTGCTCAAGGCCGGTGCCGCTTATTTGCCGCTCGACCCGACCCAGCCGGACGAGCGTACCGCGGCGCTCCTGGCGAGCAGCGGGGCCGCGGTGGTGCTCGCCGAGCGGCGCCTCGATTCCCGGGTACCGGCGGGGATCGATCTGTTCACGCCGGATCGCAACCCCACCGGAGCAGAAGCGAAGCGCCTCCCGGACGCGGGTGTCTGCGCCGCCGACGCGGCCTACGTTATCTACACGTCGGGCTCGACCGGCGAGCCGAAGGGCGTCGTGGTCGAGCACCGCAACGTGCTGGCCTCGATCCAGGCCAGGAGCGTGGCCTATCCTGAGCCGCCCGAACGCTTCCTGCTGCTGTCTTCGTTCGCTTTCGACAGTTCCGTCGCCGGGATTTTCTGGACGTTGACCACCGGGGGGACCCTGGTCCTGCCGGCGGAGGGCACCCAGCTCGACCCGGTGAGCACGGTCGGTGCGATCGCCCGGTCGCGGCCTACTCACACCCTCGGAATCCCGTCCCTGCTCGGCCCGCTGCTGGATCAGGCCGCGCCGGGGGAGCTCGGATCGCTGGCCCGGGTGATCACCGCGGGGGAGGCGGCACCGGCCGCCCTGCACCGGGAGTGCCAGGAGAAGGCGGCGGGCTGTCTGCTGTCCAACGAGTACGGCCCCACCGAGGCAACGGTGTGGAGCACGGTGTGGACCGGCACGCCCGACGCCGGGGAGCCGCATCTGCCGATCGGGCGCCCAGTGGCGAACACCCAGGTCCGGGTGCTGGACCAGCACGGTCGGCCGACGCCGGTGGCGGTGTCGGGCGAGCTGCACATCGGTGGGGCCACTGTGGCCCGCGGCTACCTGGGCCGCCCGGCCGACACGGCGGTGGTGTTCCAACCGGATCCGCACAGCCGGGTACCCGGTGCCCGGCGGTACGCGACCGGCGACGTCGGCCGCTTCCTGCCCACCGGCGACCTCGAGTTCCTCGGCCGGATCGACCACCAGGTCAAGATCCGCGGTTTCCGGGTGGAACCGGCGGAGGTCGAAGCCGTCCTGGACACCCACCCGGCGCTGCAACGGTCGATCGTGGTCGCCCGCGGTGGGGACGGCGAGAAACAGCTCGTGGCCTATGTGCTGCCGGACGCGGACGAGCGGCCCGAGCAGGCGGAGCTACAGCAGTACGTGCGGGACCGGCTGCCGCGGTACATGGTGCCCAGCGCCTGCGTGGTCCTCGACACCGTCCCGCTGACCAGCACGGGGAAGGTCGACCGTGCCCTGCTGCCCGAGCCGGAACCGGCGACCGAGCTGCCGCTCACTTCGCCGAGGACGGAGACCGAACAACTGCTGACCGACATCTGGTCCACGGTGCTCAAGCTCGACCGGGTCGGGGTGCACCACCACTTCTTCGACGTCGGCGGCGAGTCGCTGCGTGCGATGCAGGTGATCGCGGCGACCAACAAGCTGTTCGGGACCTCGTTGTCGGTGCGCAAGCTGCTCGACGCGCCGACCATCGCCGAGTTCGCGCTCGAGGTGGACGGCGCCCGGTATCCCACAGCAGCCGCTGGAAGTAGCCGCGGATGA
- a CDS encoding RNA-guided endonuclease TnpB family protein, giving the protein MTQQVKRAFKYRFYPTDEQAAELSRTFGCVRLVYNRALEERTRAWYGEQRRVSYVQSSAALTKWKKTQELAFLAEVSSVPLQQALRHLQAAFGNFFAKRAEYPRYKSRKKSRASAEYTRSAFTWREGRLTLAKMTAPLDIRWSRPLPEGAEPTTVTVSRDAAGRWFVSLLCEDTIAPAPATDAAVGIDAGITSLVTLSTGEKITNPGHERRDRTRLAKAQRELSRKAKGSNNREKARRKAARVHARIADRRRDFLHQLTTRLVRENQTVVIEDLTVRNLLKNGKLARAISDAAWTELRSMLEYKCAWYGRELVVIDRWFPSSKLCGACGTVRGKLPLNVREWTCDCGTVHDRDVNAARNILAAGLAASAGGDGVRPQRESSRTGRSSVKQEPQRATAGIPRL; this is encoded by the coding sequence ATGACGCAGCAGGTGAAGCGGGCGTTCAAGTATCGCTTCTATCCCACGGACGAGCAGGCGGCGGAGCTGTCGCGTACGTTCGGCTGCGTCCGTCTCGTCTACAACCGGGCGCTGGAGGAGCGCACCCGCGCCTGGTACGGCGAGCAGCGCCGCGTCTCCTACGTCCAGTCCTCCGCCGCGCTGACCAAGTGGAAGAAGACCCAGGAACTCGCCTTCCTTGCCGAGGTGTCCTCCGTTCCGCTCCAGCAGGCGTTGCGCCACCTTCAGGCGGCGTTCGGGAACTTCTTCGCCAAGCGGGCCGAGTATCCCCGGTACAAGAGCCGGAAGAAGTCTCGCGCGAGCGCGGAGTACACCCGCTCCGCCTTCACCTGGCGTGAGGGGCGCCTGACGTTGGCGAAGATGACCGCTCCACTGGATATTCGCTGGTCGCGCCCGCTCCCGGAGGGGGCGGAGCCGACCACGGTGACCGTCTCCCGGGACGCGGCGGGGCGCTGGTTCGTGTCCCTGCTGTGCGAGGACACCATCGCCCCCGCCCCGGCCACGGACGCGGCGGTCGGTATCGACGCCGGGATCACGTCGCTGGTGACCCTGTCCACCGGGGAGAAGATCACCAACCCCGGGCACGAGCGCCGCGACCGGACCCGGCTCGCCAAGGCTCAGCGGGAGCTGTCCCGCAAGGCCAAGGGCTCGAACAACCGGGAGAAGGCCCGCCGGAAGGCCGCCAGGGTCCATGCTCGGATCGCCGACCGCCGCCGGGACTTCCTGCACCAACTCACCACTCGGCTCGTCCGTGAGAACCAAACGGTCGTGATCGAGGACCTCACCGTCCGCAACCTGCTGAAGAACGGCAAGCTCGCGCGCGCCATCTCCGACGCGGCCTGGACGGAACTGCGCTCCATGCTGGAGTACAAGTGCGCCTGGTACGGGCGCGAACTCGTGGTGATCGACCGTTGGTTCCCCAGCTCGAAGCTGTGCGGGGCCTGCGGCACGGTCCGCGGGAAGCTGCCGCTGAACGTCCGTGAGTGGACCTGCGACTGCGGCACCGTGCATGACCGTGACGTGAACGCGGCACGCAACATCCTGGCCGCCGGGCTGGCGGCGTCTGCCGGTGGAGACGGTGTAAGACCTCAACGGGAGTCCTCCCGGACGGGGCGGTCGTCGGTGAAGCAGGAACCCCAGCGGGCGACCGCTGGGATCCCCCGCCTTTAG
- a CDS encoding glycosyltransferase family 4 protein: MTQRALPQLAGMRILVLNWRDVRHPESGGAENYLHETTRRFVAAGAHVTLLTARPPGQPAREQIDGVDVHRAGGTLTVYLCAAWRMLRTGHRYDVVVDCQNGIPFFAPLFLQASVVQVVHHVHQDQFATRFPPVVAAVGRRVEADCARWVYRGSRSVAVSASTRQEMRMRLRVDGVIDIVPNGGVPLLQTNRTRAEVPTVVLVSRLVPHKRVDVLLHAVARVRAALPQLRVEIVGGGPELSALRELSVRLDLTGVVTLHGRVPDNIRDALLGRAWVTTSTSDGEGWGCSVLEAAAAGVPCVALDVPGIRDAVLDGRTGRLVAEPGPAAFAAALVAALTKLADPDRAAAVAQECQRWARRFTWDRSAELLAASVLAARCDSSRERRTARSDMTTLAWFTHDDPPAVLARLRLTDEVAVVGTRMAVILRGCDDLAALALLEELGAFAVQVRTAGRHEVLAGPDIAARPAPDTKTSVPGACV; the protein is encoded by the coding sequence TTGACCCAGCGGGCCCTGCCACAGCTGGCGGGTATGCGCATCCTTGTCCTGAACTGGCGCGATGTGCGCCATCCGGAGTCCGGCGGCGCAGAAAACTACCTCCACGAGACAACCCGACGGTTCGTCGCTGCCGGCGCGCACGTCACGCTCCTCACCGCGCGGCCACCCGGGCAGCCGGCACGGGAACAGATCGACGGCGTCGACGTCCACCGCGCCGGCGGCACGCTCACGGTTTACTTGTGCGCAGCCTGGCGGATGCTGCGCACCGGGCACCGCTACGACGTCGTCGTCGACTGCCAGAACGGCATCCCCTTCTTCGCGCCCCTGTTCCTCCAGGCTTCGGTCGTGCAGGTGGTCCACCACGTGCACCAGGACCAATTCGCCACGCGGTTTCCGCCCGTCGTCGCCGCCGTGGGACGACGAGTTGAGGCCGACTGCGCACGGTGGGTCTACCGCGGCAGTCGCAGCGTCGCGGTGTCCGCCTCCACGAGGCAGGAGATGCGCATGCGGCTGCGAGTCGACGGAGTGATCGACATCGTGCCCAACGGCGGCGTACCGCTCCTGCAGACGAACCGCACACGGGCCGAGGTGCCCACCGTCGTGCTCGTCTCGCGACTCGTGCCGCACAAGCGCGTCGACGTGCTGCTGCACGCCGTCGCCCGGGTTCGCGCCGCACTGCCGCAGCTGCGTGTCGAGATTGTCGGTGGCGGCCCCGAGCTGAGCGCGCTGCGGGAGCTGTCCGTGCGACTGGACCTCACCGGCGTCGTCACCCTGCACGGCCGGGTGCCCGACAACATCCGCGACGCATTGCTGGGCCGCGCCTGGGTCACCACCAGCACGTCCGACGGCGAGGGCTGGGGTTGCTCGGTGCTGGAGGCCGCTGCGGCCGGTGTGCCGTGCGTGGCGCTGGATGTGCCGGGCATCCGCGACGCCGTGCTCGATGGCCGCACCGGTCGGTTGGTCGCCGAGCCGGGCCCGGCGGCCTTCGCGGCGGCGCTGGTCGCCGCGCTGACGAAACTGGCCGACCCGGATCGGGCTGCCGCCGTGGCGCAGGAGTGCCAGCGCTGGGCACGCCGCTTCACGTGGGACCGGTCGGCTGAGCTGCTGGCTGCGTCCGTGCTGGCGGCCCGGTGCGATTCGTCCCGGGAGCGTCGCACGGCGCGGTCGGACATGACCACTCTGGCCTGGTTCACCCACGACGACCCACCGGCCGTACTCGCACGGCTGCGCCTGACTGACGAGGTGGCCGTCGTCGGCACCCGGATGGCGGTGATCTTGCGGGGCTGCGACGACCTCGCCGCGCTGGCGCTGCTGGAGGAGCTCGGCGCGTTCGCGGTGCAGGTACGCACGGCGGGGCGGCACGAAGTGCTCGCCGGTCCGGACATCGCGGCGAGGCCGGCGCCGGACACCAAGACCTCCGTTCCCGGGGCGTGCGTTTGA